Proteins from a single region of Macrotis lagotis isolate mMagLag1 chromosome 2, bilby.v1.9.chrom.fasta, whole genome shotgun sequence:
- the CTDSP2 gene encoding carboxy-terminal domain RNA polymerase II polypeptide A small phosphatase 2 isoform X1, which yields MERGSIITQARREDALVLAKQGLVSKSSPKKPRGRNIFKALFCCFRAQHVGQSGCSNELASYKEETNTIAKSDLLQCLQYQFYQIPGTCLLPEVTQQDQGRICVVIDLDETLVHSSFKPINNADFIVPVEIEGTTHQVYVLKRPYVDEFLRRMGELFECVLFTASLAKYADPVTDLLDQCGVFRARLFRESCVFHQGCYVKDLSRLGRDLRKTLILDNSPASYIFHPENAVPVQSWFDDMADTELLNLIPIFEELSEAEDVYTSLGQLRAP from the exons GTCTGGTCTCCAAGTCCTCTCCCAAGAAACCTCGTGGACGGAACATCTTCAAGGCACTTTTCTGTTGCTTCCGTGCCCAGCATGTTGGCCAGTCAGGCTGCAGCAATGAACTCGCCTCATACAAGGAGGAAACCAACACCATTGCCAAG tCGGATCTGCTCCAGTGTCTTCAGTACCAGTTTTATCAG atCCCAGGAACATGCCTGCTTCCAGAGGTGACGCAACAAGATCAAGGAAGAATCTGTGTGGTCATTGACCTGGACGAGACCCTTGTGCATAGTTCCTTTAAG ccAATCAACAATGCTGACTTTATAGTGCCTGTGGAGATTGAGGGGACAACTCACCAG GTCTATGTACTTAAGAGGCCTTATGTGGATGAGTTTCTGAGGCGAATGGGGGAACTGTTTGAGTGTGTCCTGTTCACTGCCAGCCTGGCCAAG tATGCTGACCCTGTGACTGACCTCTTGGATCAGTGTGGTGTGTTCCGGGCCCGCCTCTTCAGGGAGTCTTGTGTGTTCCACCAGGGCTGCTATGTCAAGGACCTCAGCCGATTAGGGAGAGACCTAAGGAAAACCCTGATCTTAGACAATTCTCCTGCCTCATACATCTTCCACCCAGAGAATGCA GTGCCTGTGCAATCCTGGTTTGATGACATGGCAGACACAGAACTGCTGAATTTGATCCCCATCTTTGAGGAGCTAAGTGAAGCTGAAGATGTTTATACCAGCCTTGGGCAGCTGAGGGCACCCTAG
- the CTDSP2 gene encoding carboxy-terminal domain RNA polymerase II polypeptide A small phosphatase 2 isoform X2 — MGELFECVLFTASLAKYADPVTDLLDQCGVFRARLFRESCVFHQGCYVKDLSRLGRDLRKTLILDNSPASYIFHPENAVPVQSWFDDMADTELLNLIPIFEELSEAEDVYTSLGQLRAP; from the exons ATGGGGGAACTGTTTGAGTGTGTCCTGTTCACTGCCAGCCTGGCCAAG tATGCTGACCCTGTGACTGACCTCTTGGATCAGTGTGGTGTGTTCCGGGCCCGCCTCTTCAGGGAGTCTTGTGTGTTCCACCAGGGCTGCTATGTCAAGGACCTCAGCCGATTAGGGAGAGACCTAAGGAAAACCCTGATCTTAGACAATTCTCCTGCCTCATACATCTTCCACCCAGAGAATGCA GTGCCTGTGCAATCCTGGTTTGATGACATGGCAGACACAGAACTGCTGAATTTGATCCCCATCTTTGAGGAGCTAAGTGAAGCTGAAGATGTTTATACCAGCCTTGGGCAGCTGAGGGCACCCTAG